One segment of Acidianus sp. HS-5 DNA contains the following:
- a CDS encoding ParB N-terminal domain-containing protein has translation MTAANITPEFIRINQITTHEDIDISNLAKVIKCIRKTKEINPIILDEETFMVIDGHHRFYAMKMLGFSKIPAYLINYRKDYVKVNKWFRKLVNDNDMNKIVSTIIPDNDGKICMNFLSKKLCSDSEYTLYWKLNVIEKYLSSIGINVIKNSKEGIEPPSLDKEYVLSIAKKGLRFPPKTTRHSYEFIIPNYRISLNEFV, from the coding sequence ATGACTGCTGCGAATATTACGCCAGAATTCATAAGAATAAATCAAATAACGACTCATGAAGATATTGATATAAGTAACTTAGCAAAGGTAATAAAATGTATAAGAAAAACTAAAGAAATTAATCCAATAATACTTGATGAAGAAACTTTCATGGTGATTGACGGCCATCATAGGTTTTATGCAATGAAAATGCTTGGATTTTCTAAGATACCCGCATATTTAATTAATTATAGAAAAGATTATGTGAAAGTAAATAAATGGTTTAGAAAATTAGTAAATGATAACGATATGAATAAAATCGTCTCAACAATTATACCTGATAATGATGGGAAAATTTGTATGAACTTCCTCTCTAAAAAATTATGTTCTGATTCAGAATATACCTTATACTGGAAACTAAATGTCATAGAAAAATATTTATCGTCCATAGGAATAAATGTAATAAAGAATTCTAAGGAAGGAATAGAACCTCCATCTTTAGATAAGGAATACGTTCTTAGTATTGCCAAGAAAGGTTTAAGATTTCCGCCCAAAACGACAAGACACAGCTATGAATTTATTATCCCGAATTATAGAATTTCATTGAATGAATTCGTTTAG
- a CDS encoding glycosyltransferase family 2 protein codes for MNSFSVITQIIVFIIPSLILLYQYIFFKLGYDRIDIINVNPKELPLISIIVPTKGEKIELIQELLDNLTEIDWDKSKMEVIIVSDDNPEYFDEMKEKIVPPQGLEVRMYRREKKLGFKSGALAYGFEKSKGDLILTLDVDARVRKDSIKKAYLHMLQFGCDAVTMKWMGYSHNNYSLLAKGVMVSTIIADNSILRGRDKANLKVFPVGCGTMFKRNAIEEVGPWDYNMIQDDLEIGARLINRGKRICSSDSTVFVEVPDNLQAFYIQQTRWAMGSIEVLSRRFKQIITSKTNILQKIDAILFLLQYVPIALTFIAALLISAYSFLGKGDPLNSIPLFIIWAVTLGIYAVNFIKVAKDSGIKLLESLRSLGKISAYTVAISPFITLSLISAFKKSRNYIITPKGKGSKTKIAYIILALGLLFLSASINYLIHYYFISGLWLLYYSLAYIFTFSSYEQEIK; via the coding sequence ATGAATTCGTTTAGCGTTATAACGCAGATAATAGTATTTATAATACCTTCATTGATTTTACTGTACCAATATATTTTCTTTAAGCTAGGATATGATAGAATAGACATCATAAATGTAAATCCAAAAGAATTACCTTTGATTTCAATAATAGTTCCAACAAAAGGAGAGAAAATAGAATTAATACAAGAACTTCTAGATAACTTGACAGAAATAGACTGGGATAAGAGCAAAATGGAAGTAATAATAGTATCCGATGATAATCCAGAATATTTTGACGAAATGAAAGAAAAGATAGTCCCTCCACAAGGCTTAGAGGTGAGAATGTATAGGAGAGAAAAGAAATTAGGTTTTAAGAGTGGAGCCCTAGCTTATGGATTCGAAAAAAGCAAAGGTGATCTAATATTAACTTTAGACGTAGATGCAAGAGTAAGAAAAGATTCAATTAAGAAAGCCTACTTACACATGTTACAGTTTGGGTGCGACGCTGTAACAATGAAATGGATGGGATATTCACATAATAATTATTCACTCTTAGCTAAGGGAGTAATGGTGTCAACTATTATTGCTGATAACTCAATACTCAGGGGAAGGGATAAGGCTAATTTGAAAGTATTTCCAGTAGGATGCGGGACAATGTTTAAGAGAAATGCAATTGAAGAAGTTGGCCCTTGGGATTACAATATGATTCAAGACGATCTAGAAATAGGTGCTAGACTTATAAACAGAGGAAAAAGGATATGTTCTTCCGATTCTACAGTATTTGTTGAAGTTCCAGATAACTTACAGGCATTTTACATTCAGCAAACAAGATGGGCAATGGGAAGTATAGAAGTACTAAGTAGAAGATTTAAACAAATAATAACGAGTAAAACTAATATATTACAAAAGATTGATGCAATTCTTTTCCTTCTCCAATATGTACCTATTGCATTAACATTCATTGCTGCATTATTGATTTCTGCTTACTCATTTTTAGGCAAGGGAGATCCTCTTAATTCAATTCCATTGTTCATAATATGGGCTGTTACACTTGGAATATACGCTGTTAATTTCATAAAAGTAGCTAAAGACTCTGGAATTAAACTTCTTGAATCATTAAGATCATTAGGTAAGATATCAGCGTATACTGTAGCAATATCCCCATTTATTACTTTATCCCTTATTAGTGCTTTCAAAAAGTCAAGAAATTATATTATAACTCCTAAAGGAAAAGGTTCGAAAACAAAGATAGCTTACATAATTCTAGCTTTAGGCCTATTATTTTTGTCAGCTTCAATTAATTATCTAATACACTATTACTTCATATCTGGCTTATGGCTTCTTTACTACTCTTTAGCCTACATTTTCACATTCTCCTCTTATGAGCAGGAAATTAAATAG